DNA sequence from the Alphaproteobacteria bacterium genome:
GCCCAGCGTCACGGTTGAGATGCAAAGCCCGTCCGCCTCGGCATTGAAACGTTCTCGAGCCGATTGCGGGCGGTCGCGCAGCACGCGGATGCAGATATCCGTGTCCAGCATGTGGCGCAACATTTAGAACGGGTCTCGCTCTTGCGGCTTGGGCTGACTGCGATCACCAAGATCGATGCCGGAGCCATTGAAGAAATCTTCCCACGTCGCGTTGGCGGGCGTGATGACGCGCCGGATGCCATCTTTGACGATGGAGACTTCGTGGACTCCCACCGGAAAAGCGACGTCTTTTGGCAAGCGGACGGCCTGCGACCGGTTGGATTTGAAAAGCGATGTCCGTGTCATGCAGGCGCCCTCATTTTATGGGATATACAATAGACATATCCGCACCAATTTTCAATCCGGACATGTCTCAGCCAGCCCGTCCCGCCTCGTAAAGGGCGATCGCCGCCGCGTTCGAGACGTTCAGGCTGTCCACCGGTCCTTCGGTCACCATGGGCAGGCGGGCCAGCAGGCTGCAGGTTTCGCGCTGTTTCTGGCGCATGCCTTCGCCCTCCGATCCCAGCACCAGCACCACCTTCTTGGGCAGCGGCGCCAGTTCGGGCAGGGTCTTTTCTGCCGTGGCTTCCAGCCCGATGGCGACAAAACCCTCGGCCTTCAATTCCTCCAGCGCCTTGGACAGATTGACGACCCTGGCCAGCGGCACCGATTCCAAC
Encoded proteins:
- a CDS encoding AbrB/MazE/SpoVT family DNA-binding domain-containing protein, translated to MTRTSLFKSNRSQAVRLPKDVAFPVGVHEVSIVKDGIRRVITPANATWEDFFNGSGIDLGDRSQPKPQERDPF